Within Pseudomonas alloputida, the genomic segment CACGCCTACGGCAGTACATGACGGGCATCCTCCGCATGGCGGTTCAGCATGGCCATCTGGATTTCAACCCTGCGATAGATCTGCAAGGCGCCACGGCTACCCGCAAAACAGCGCACCGGCCTGCTTTGCCATTTGAGCGCTTACCTGAGCTCCTCCAGCGGATAGATGCCGACAGCGGGCGCGGCCTGACCAAGCTCGCGGTGCAGCTGACCTTGCTGGTGTTTATCCGCTCTAGTGAGCTCCGATTCGCTCGCTGGGGTGAGATCGACATGGGAAGGTTGATGTGGGAAATCCCTGGTGAGCGAGCGCCTATCGAGGGCGTAAAGAACTCCCATCGCGGCTCGAAGATGAGCACACCACACTTGGTTCCGCTCAGTCGCCAGTCAGTTAGTGTCTTGGAGCGAATCCGCGATCTCACCGGCCGATTCGACTTGGTATTTGCAGGTGATCACCATCACTGGAAACCCATGAGCGAAAACACCGTCAACAAGGCCCTTCGACGCATGGGGTATGACACGAAGTCAGAGTTGTGCGGCCACGGTTTCAGGACAATGGCTTGTTCAGCACTAGTTGAGTCGGGGTTGTGGAGTAAAGACGCCGTCGAACGACAGATGAGCCATCAGGAGCGAAACACGGTGCGCGCAGCGTATATCCACAAAGCAGAACACATTCAGGAGCGAAGGCTCATGGTGCA encodes:
- a CDS encoding tyrosine-type recombinase/integrase codes for the protein MARTVVPLTDPKCDAAKPREKDYKLFDGKGLYLLVKPSGVKTWRMKYTKPDGRDGLATFGNYPALGLKAARERRAQALELLAAGKDPIEQARLDKQEAANARANTFRLLAQEWHAACARKWTPGHASTVWRRIESHLLPTLGDRPVAELKTRDLLVPLKAAEKRDTLDTAARLRQYMTGILRMAVQHGHLDFNPAIDLQGATATRKTAHRPALPFERLPELLQRIDADSGRGLTKLAVQLTLLVFIRSSELRFARWGEIDMGRLMWEIPGERAPIEGVKNSHRGSKMSTPHLVPLSRQSVSVLERIRDLTGRFDLVFAGDHHHWKPMSENTVNKALRRMGYDTKSELCGHGFRTMACSALVESGLWSKDAVERQMSHQERNTVRAAYIHKAEHIQERRLMVQWWADYLDANRVEAITPYDFAHRDAVASDI